Proteins encoded in a region of the Spirochaetota bacterium genome:
- a CDS encoding protein jag — protein MKVLDIEGKTVEEATKKALSLLKINDMNKINIEVLDEGKSGIFGFGISRPAKIRVYYQQENDIGEKAKEIIEKILLLMEVEARVKDYKESENKVYVELESPSSGLVIGKKGKTLEALQFMVNLLVNKMTNSEKKIILDIESYRAKREKALRKLSKEIALKVARTGKPWTLEPMNPFERRLIHLTLQNDSKVTTKSEGQGIYRKVKIMPVEKR, from the coding sequence ATGAAGGTGTTAGATATTGAAGGGAAAACTGTTGAAGAAGCAACGAAGAAAGCCTTATCATTGTTAAAAATTAATGATATGAACAAAATCAATATTGAAGTGCTGGATGAAGGCAAAAGTGGTATCTTTGGTTTTGGCATATCACGCCCTGCTAAAATACGAGTATATTACCAACAGGAAAATGATATTGGCGAAAAGGCTAAAGAAATTATTGAAAAGATTTTATTATTGATGGAAGTGGAAGCAAGGGTTAAGGATTATAAAGAAAGTGAAAACAAAGTATATGTTGAGTTAGAAAGCCCAAGTTCAGGACTTGTTATTGGTAAAAAAGGTAAAACTTTGGAAGCATTACAGTTTATGGTTAATCTGCTGGTAAATAAGATGACTAATTCAGAAAAAAAGATAATTTTGGATATAGAATCCTACAGGGCAAAAAGAGAAAAAGCATTGCGCAAATTATCAAAGGAAATAGCATTAAAAGTTGCAAGAACTGGCAAGCCATGGACGTTAGAGCCCATGAATCCATTTGAACGCCGTCTAATACATCTGACTTTGCAAAATGATTCTAAAGTTACTACTAAAAGCGAGGGACAAGGTATTTATAGAAAGGTAAAAATAATGCCCGTAGAAAAAAGGTAA
- the yidC gene encoding membrane protein insertase YidC: protein MEKRALLAIVLSLGVWILWFYLFPPQEKTPPVAEKTVETAQTEEGKKTEISVISKMQNSSTKKEEVTINAKYYTAVLSNEDAQCISFVDKVRNIELIVKKSKYMAKGVFDFPVHFSASEFLHAKDQSPVLWKMQKDASSVNFSTIAVIQNNPLEISKQFKYNETGQYFIVTYSITNKGRSEFAFPEGGVIFSPSDFLGPAMDFDNSYNELHSIYYINDSFEKARKGGGFFSTPEDLKRESGVVKWVGVMSRYYLLIMIPQNFAGSGVVYDNREHSGFRTGIVVPEKPLKPGQTITHEFKVYVGPKNKEKLLAVDKSIGDAADVSKWIEPIRDFMMWCLLEINKLVGNLGWSLVIFSIITKIMFLPLTQRSTESMKKMQELNPVIQELREKYKDKPDVLNKKIMEVYKKNKVNPMGGCLPLLLQMPFFFALYSALVNSVDLWQAPFILWIKDLSLPDTIYRIGGFNINILPLVMTGTTYLQQKMSTGETTQQQKMLMLMPLIFIVIFWNMPSGLVLYWTMQNILQIAHQMIINKIGKK, encoded by the coding sequence ATGGAAAAAAGGGCTTTACTAGCTATAGTGTTATCATTGGGAGTATGGATACTATGGTTTTATTTATTTCCTCCGCAGGAAAAAACACCACCTGTTGCAGAAAAAACTGTTGAAACAGCGCAAACTGAAGAAGGTAAAAAAACAGAAATTTCTGTTATTAGCAAAATGCAGAACTCCTCTACTAAGAAAGAAGAAGTTACCATTAATGCAAAATATTATACAGCGGTTCTCAGTAATGAAGATGCCCAGTGTATTTCCTTTGTCGATAAAGTTAGAAATATTGAATTAATTGTAAAAAAATCAAAATACATGGCAAAGGGTGTATTTGATTTTCCAGTACATTTTTCAGCATCTGAATTTTTGCATGCAAAGGATCAGTCGCCTGTATTATGGAAAATGCAAAAAGATGCTTCATCGGTGAACTTTTCTACAATTGCTGTGATACAGAATAATCCGCTAGAAATTTCAAAACAATTCAAATATAACGAAACAGGTCAGTATTTTATCGTCACATATTCTATCACCAATAAAGGAAGAAGTGAATTTGCCTTCCCTGAAGGTGGTGTAATATTTTCCCCATCTGATTTTTTAGGTCCTGCGATGGATTTTGATAATTCATATAATGAATTGCACAGCATTTATTACATCAACGATAGTTTTGAAAAAGCACGTAAGGGAGGTGGATTTTTCTCTACACCTGAAGATCTCAAACGGGAAAGCGGTGTTGTAAAATGGGTAGGAGTAATGAGCAGGTACTATCTGTTAATAATGATACCCCAGAATTTTGCTGGATCAGGTGTAGTCTATGATAACAGGGAGCATTCAGGATTCAGGACAGGTATTGTGGTACCGGAAAAACCATTAAAACCCGGGCAAACAATAACGCATGAATTTAAGGTATATGTGGGACCAAAAAATAAGGAGAAATTGCTGGCAGTTGATAAATCAATTGGTGATGCTGCGGATGTAAGTAAATGGATTGAGCCCATCAGAGACTTTATGATGTGGTGTTTGCTAGAAATAAACAAGCTTGTTGGGAATTTAGGCTGGTCACTTGTTATATTTTCAATAATTACCAAGATAATGTTTTTACCGTTAACACAGCGTTCAACTGAATCTATGAAAAAGATGCAGGAATTAAATCCTGTTATTCAGGAGTTACGTGAAAAATATAAGGATAAACCTGATGTTTTGAATAAGAAGATAATGGAAGTGTATAAAAAAAATAAAGTTAATCCTATGGGGGGATGTTTGCCGCTGCTATTGCAGATGCCATTCTTTTTTGCCCTGTACAGTGCTCTGGTTAATTCAGTAGATTTATGGCAGGCACCATTTATACTGTGGATTAAGGACCTATCTTTGCCTGATACAATTTACAGAATAGGTGGATTTAACATAAATATTTTGCCTCTGGTGATGACGGGTACTACATATTTACAGCAAAAAATGTCAACAGGGGAGACTACACAGCAGCAAAAGATGTTAATGTTAATGCCATTGATATTTATTGTTATCTTCTGGAACATGCCTTCTGGTTTGGTATTATACTGGACGATGCAAAATATATTGCAGATTGCTCATCAGATGATCATCAATAAAATAGGGAAAAAATAG